One Fundulus heteroclitus isolate FHET01 chromosome 1, MU-UCD_Fhet_4.1, whole genome shotgun sequence genomic window carries:
- the fance gene encoding LOW QUALITY PROTEIN: Fanconi anemia group E protein (The sequence of the model RefSeq protein was modified relative to this genomic sequence to represent the inferred CDS: deleted 2 bases in 1 codon): protein MADRKRLSWQSRCPPAVGSCADTGVLLGRFDGQSRLLLRALMSGLSGAQTALAVFHRQQRADPEYTLVNFILTLCREEVSPESEALSLAVKPLVCLFPPLFKQNLLTFLCLLHSAAIPGPTVGLLLQCLRQDISPTPWVRALGRQLERKLELSHKDPLCSEQCSQKLKTLSQRLGASCETGGWADCFDSQAEEYESHASRHLSEPGSQRKRRASFDRADADSEETAQESKRMKMDTRVDEPVAAEEENVRMDTEGGSERTAGAPADRAHDDLPEHIRGSVLHIKELLESQTEWDQSSTDVFQVLNECDPSQVEMLCETLNFPTLPEHTLPKLCNSILSLSPDLSYSAAASLVRSILLTKVSSLSEPASRCLVTAVTSLCSRYPRPMCHAVIEPVLVDGNIGPAQTELLNRLIESCLDFHYRLLVLQMTFRIAWNEAVLSVIHSLLDSKLVLNEEVFAQFTEQLVSQGPPFTKSVKFAKMMLTVLTKYSSHVTAAQKHSLTCCLNLNETFLKKPLQAALKRIPDT from the exons ATGGCGGACAGAAAACGGCTCAGCTGGCAGAGTCGGTGTCCTCCAGCTGTCGGCTCCTGTGCGGACACCGGAGTGCTGCTGGGCCGCTTCGACGGACAGTCCAGGCTGCTGCTCCGAGCGCTGATGTCCGGACTCTCCGGGGCACAGACGGCGCTGGCTGTCTTCCACAGACAGCAGCGGGCTGACCCT GAATACACGCTGGTTAACTTCATACTGACACTGTGCAGGGAGGAAGTCTCCCCGGAGAGCGAAGCTTTGTCACTTGCAGT TAAACCACTTGTGTGCCTGTTTCCACCCCTGTTTAAGCAAAACCTGCTGACCTTCCTCTGCTTGTTGCACTCCGCCGCCATCCCTGGACCCACCGTCGGCCTGCTGCTCCAATGTCTCCGTCAGGACATCAGTCCAACCCCCTGGGTGAGAGCTCTGGGCAGACAGCTGGAGAGAAAACTGGAGCTGAGCCACAAGGATCCTCTGTGCTCAGAGCAGTGCAGCCAGAAACTGAAGACGCTGTCGCAGCGTTTGGGAGCTTCTTGTGAGACCGGAGGTTGGGCCGACTGCTTTGACAGCCAGGCAGAGGAATACGAGTCGCACGCTAGCCGTCATTTATCTGAGCCTGGGAGCCAACGGAAAAGACGGGCCAGTTTTGACCGTGCCGACGCAGACAGCGAGGAAACCGCTCAGGAGAGCAAAAGGATGAAGATGGACACGCGTGTCGACGAGCCAGTAGCCGCCGAAGAGGAAAACGTGAGGATGGACACGGAAGGAGGATCTGAAAGAACGGCTGGAGCTCCTGCAGACAGAGCGCATGACGACCTACCTGAACACATCAGG GGCTCTGTTCTTCACATCAAGGAGTTGCTGGAAAGTCAGACTGAG TGGGACCAGAGCTCCACGGATGTGTTCCAAGTGTTAAATGAATGCGATCCAAGCCAG GTGGAGATGTTGTGCGAGACGCTGAATTTTCCCACCTTACCCGAACATACACTGCCTAAGCTGTGCAACAGCATTCTGTCCCTCTCTCCTGACCTGAGCTACAGCGCTGCAGCGTCCCTCGTTAGGAGCATCCTGCTGACGAAG GTCTCGTCTCTGTCGGAGCCGGCCTCCCGGTGTCTGGTAACGGCGGTAACGTCTCTGTGCAGCCGCTATCCTAGACCGATGTGCCACGCTGTAATCGAACCCGTGCTGGTGGACGGCAACATAG gccCTGCTCAGACAGAGCTGCTCAACAGACTGATAGAAAGCTGTTTGGATTTCCACTACAGACTGCTGGTGCTCCA AATGACCTTCAGGATTGCTTGGAACGAAGCAGTGCTCTCTGTTATCCACAGCTTGCTCGACTCTAAG CTTGTCTTGAATGAAGAAGTTTTCGCACAGTTCACTGAACAGCTTGTCAGCCAGGGACCTCCGTTCACCAAATCTGTGAAATTTGCCAAAATGATGTTAACAGTTCTCACTAAATACAGCAGTCAT gtgacTGCTGCGCAGAAACACTCCCTGACGTGCTGCCTGAATTTAAATGAGACTTTCCTGAAGAAACCACTTCAAGCTGCTTTAAAACGAATCCCAGACACATGA
- the mkrn4 gene encoding makorin, ring finger protein, 4, which yields MDSARSGNVCRRFINGFCRFGSRCKFIHDSTPIPASQICRYFQKGECWYGERCRFFHVLPQVGPAFAGRRGSAPAASSSSMAYSSERRGSEPALQRANVSSRHQCSGSQSAVAFSPPLHTRHPPEYIVADRSQENDMASAQRSDIAQASAWQGTDEEPSISETAEDGATAASNNGNNGVTGAFLQSKNVVCGICMEAIYEKETERGRVFGILPNCNHPFCLECITTWRKVKDIGSDVVRACPQCRVRSDFYVPSKYWVEGQEKEKVIAAFKKKFSEKRCHNFDRYGYCPFKKECLYRHVPDSTPSALSYILDDLEEEEDDDDDDDDVVDLGGLLGIFISMRLIGGEDAEEDLLFYLTEDHRF from the exons ATGGACTCGGCTCGCAGTGGGAATGTTTGTAG GCGTTTCATAAATGGCTTTTGCAGATTTGGCTCAAGATGCAAGTTCATACACGACAGCACCCCTATACCAGCATCCCAAATATGTCGTTACTTTCAGAAAGGTGAATGTTGGTATGGCGAACGGTGCAG GTTTTTCCACGTCCTGCCTCAAGTTGGTCCAGCATTTGCAGGCAGAAGGGGTTCAGCGCCCGCAGCCTCGTCCTCCAGTATGGCCTACTCTTCTGAAAGAAGAGGGTCAGAACCAGCTCTTCAGCGTGCTAACGTCTCATCCAGGCATCAATGCAGTGGATCACAGTCAGCAGTTGCCTTCAGTCCTCCGCTCCACACAAGGCATCCGCCAGAATATATTGTAGCCGACCGGTCACAAG AAAATGATATGGCGTCAGCCCAGCGTTCAGACATTGCTCAAGCAAGTGCATGGCAGGGAACAGATGAG GAACCCTCTATATCTGAGACAGCAGAAGATGGAGCTACAGCAGCTAGCAATAACGGCAACAACGGGGTCACAGGGGCTTTCTTGCAGAGCAAAAATGTCGTCTGTGGGATCTGTATGGAAGCCATCTACGAAAAGGAGACCGAAAGGGGTCGTGTTTTTGGGATTTTGCCAAACTGCAATCATCCCTTCTGTTTAGAATGCATCACAACCTGGAGAAAAGTAAAAGACATTGGATCTGATGTTGTAAG GGCTTGCCCACAATGTCGAGTCAGGTCTGACTTTTATGTGCCAAGCAAGTACTGGGTGGAAGgtcaagaaaaggaaaaagtaaTAGCTGCCTTCAAGAAGAaatttag TGAGAAGAGATGTCACAACTTTGACAGATATGGATACTGTCCCTTCAAAAAGGAGTGTCTTTATCGGCATGTCCCGGATTCAACCCCTTCTGCGTTATCA TATATCTTAGAtgacctggaggaggaggaggatgatgacgatgatgatgacgatgttGTCGATCTTGGTGGTCTGCTTGGAATTTTCATAAGCATGAGGCTTATTGGTGGTGAAGATGCCGAGGAGGACCTTCTCTTTTACCTAACTGAAGATCATAGGTTTTGa